From one Halothece sp. PCC 7418 genomic stretch:
- a CDS encoding chlorophyll a/b binding light-harvesting protein → MVNSDQPWWAGNARLTNLSQKLLGAHVAHGGLIVFWAGAMTLFELGQFNPDQPMYEQGLILIPHLATQGWGIGDGGEIISTYPFFVIGALHLISSAFLGFGGIFHVRSEQDVLEKKKFPFFSYDWEDQNKMTTILGIHLVLLGGGALLLVAKAMFFGGLYDPNLETVRAVSNPTLSPATIFGYLFGAEGKHWLAAVDNLEDVVGGHIWIALLLIGGGIFHIFTRPYAWTQSLFVWSGEAYLSYSLGALALMGFIATYFISVNTTVYPEVFYGPALEIRLNIFPYFSSVDPNLVSSRTWLANAHFWLAFFFLQGHIWHALRAAGFDFQRGRVTEESASSLT, encoded by the coding sequence ATGGTGAATTCCGATCAGCCGTGGTGGGCGGGAAACGCTCGTCTCACCAACCTTTCCCAAAAGTTACTAGGTGCTCATGTTGCCCATGGGGGCTTAATCGTCTTTTGGGCAGGGGCAATGACCCTCTTTGAACTGGGTCAATTTAACCCCGATCAACCTATGTACGAACAAGGTTTGATTTTAATCCCCCATCTGGCGACTCAAGGCTGGGGCATAGGTGATGGGGGAGAAATCATCAGCACTTATCCCTTTTTCGTCATTGGGGCATTACACCTGATTTCCTCGGCATTTTTGGGCTTTGGCGGTATTTTCCACGTCCGTTCTGAACAAGATGTGCTGGAGAAAAAGAAATTCCCGTTTTTCAGTTACGACTGGGAAGACCAAAACAAAATGACCACCATTCTGGGGATTCATTTAGTGTTACTGGGAGGGGGCGCACTCCTGCTGGTTGCAAAAGCCATGTTTTTCGGTGGGTTGTATGACCCAAACTTAGAAACTGTGCGTGCTGTCAGTAACCCGACTCTTTCTCCCGCGACCATCTTTGGCTATCTCTTCGGGGCAGAAGGCAAACACTGGTTAGCTGCGGTAGATAACTTAGAAGATGTGGTGGGCGGTCATATTTGGATCGCACTGTTACTGATTGGTGGCGGTATTTTCCATATTTTCACCCGCCCCTATGCTTGGACGCAATCCCTGTTTGTTTGGTCGGGGGAAGCCTATCTTTCTTACAGTTTAGGCGCGTTAGCCCTCATGGGGTTTATTGCCACCTACTTTATTTCCGTCAATACAACGGTTTATCCAGAAGTCTTCTATGGACCCGCCCTAGAGATTCGGCTGAATATTTTCCCCTACTTCTCTTCGGTTGATCCCAACTTAGTTTCCTCTCGCACTTGGCTGGCGAATGCTCATTTCTGGCTTGCCTTCTTTTTCCTACAAGGACACATTTGGCACGCCCTGCGCGCTGCTGGCTTTGATTTCCAACGGGGTCGGGTGACAGAGGAAAGTGCTTCTTCCCTGACTTAG
- a CDS encoding photosystem I reaction center subunit XI — translation MRASQEIAEGNLATPVNANDITLKFVANLPIYRDGLSPLMRGLEIGMAHGYWLIGPFAVLGPLRNSEFGLLAALISACALIVLLTVCLSLYGTVSLEKRLETSPRPNFSRTVPNVPAGIKTSEGWSLFSGGFLVGGVGGAIFAYLLLDKFVSLVF, via the coding sequence ATTCGTGCCTCTCAAGAAATCGCAGAAGGTAACTTAGCGACTCCCGTTAATGCCAATGATATTACCCTCAAATTTGTTGCGAATCTCCCCATTTATCGAGATGGTTTATCTCCTTTAATGCGGGGATTAGAAATTGGCATGGCACACGGTTACTGGTTAATTGGTCCCTTTGCTGTTTTAGGACCTTTACGTAATAGCGAGTTTGGTTTATTAGCAGCTTTAATCAGTGCTTGTGCGTTAATTGTTTTGCTGACAGTTTGCCTTTCTTTATATGGCACAGTTTCTTTGGAAAAACGTTTAGAAACCTCTCCTCGTCCTAACTTTTCGCGAACCGTTCCCAATGTTCCTGCTGGCATTAAAACTAGCGAAGGTTGGAGTTTATTTAGTGGTGGATTTCTTGTTGGTGGCGTTGGTGGTGCAATTTTTGCTTACCTCCTCCTCGACAAATTTGTTAGTTTAGTTTTCTAA